The sequence TGCCTTACCAGACCTTGATAGGAAGCCTGATCCATAAATATGCTACCGGTTCATTAAAGGAAGTACATTAACAAAAAGCAAAATAATAGCTAAAGAAATATCTTACGCTTGGCTAACAGATATCCATCTTCAACTTTTCAACTCGCTAAAGCGCGTAGTGCAAATTAGACGTATCAATTGAAAACGAATTGAAAAGTAATTTTTTATCTCTTATAGGCCGCAGAGCATGTAGCCCAGGATTGGCTGGCATTTGTTTTTGCAGCCAGGATAGAACACTTTGTGGAATCGTGTAGAAGATTTGCTTTCCCTGCCAAAGTAGAATTCAGTCAGTCCGAGAGGCGTAAGCCTTTTTTGGGCGGCGGCGTGGAGGAGTTTTGGGGCGCAGCAGTCGCCGGTGCCGGTCGGGATACCGCGGTCTTCATAAAAGACATTCAGGATGGAACGCTGATTCCCTTTGAAGTTTTGGAGTTGATAGAGATCCAGAAAGACATTCATCATGGATTGGGAATATGTTCTTCGGTTTTTCTTTGCAAGGTCGAGCGCTTTCAAGGCCGCCTTCATCTGCCGGCGCCAGTCTTTTTGTGTCGCACGACCACCAGAACCCATGGCTTCTTCGAATTTGCATCTACAATGGTCTGATTGTTGTTTGCAGGACTCAATATCGGCAGTCATTTGCTCGATCGCCGACTCGATTTTTGCCATAAGCTGTGAGTATCCAGCCAGGTCAAAGGTCGGTGACACCCAGCCCTCTGCCTGCCAGCGTGTATTAAACTGTCCAGAAAATGCTCGAAGCACTACGGTGTTCCCATCACCATCAACACATTCCAAAACCCCAAACATCTGTCCGCCTCTTTTTCCCCAGAGGCAGTCTGTGGAGAATAGTGGCTCCGGATCTGGTCGGTGAAAGTCAATCCGTTTGTTCTCCTCGAGTTCTGCCATCAGCTCAAGCGCATATCTGCGGCTGTTTCCCTCCGTCAGATAATGAACCTCATCGCAATCGGGACAATACCCGTAGCAGGTTGCGTCGTTGGGAAGTGCATCAATCAAATAATTTATATCGGCACTGTTTTTCATGGCAATTAGAAGAGAGGTTCAGAGTAAAATTCGAGTCTCTTACCACTCCTGGGGTGAGCAAAGGAAAGGAAACAGGCATGTAGTTTCAGTAATCCAGGGCCGGTTCCAGTTCCGTAGAGCGGATCGCCGACAATAGGTATTCCGAGACCATGTTCAGAAGCGGCGTGAACCCTCAGCTGATGGGTTCTTCCGGTGAGAGGTGTGAACTCGATTCGTGTTTTACCATCTTGTACCAGAAGCTTTTTCCAGTGGGTAATTCCTATTTTTCCGTGAACCGGATCGTAAATCTGATGCGGTCTATTATCAATGTCGAGGCGGAAAGGAAGTTCGACGACACCTTCACTGCCATCTAATTCGCCATCGAGAATGGCGATATAGCGTTTATGTACCTCGCGCTCCTGAAATTGAATAGAGAGGTTGCGATGTACTTCTTTGGTTCGCGCGACCACCAACAGTCCCGAGGTGTCCATATCGAGGCGGTGGACCGAGGGCTGTTCGATGCAGCCCGGATACAATGCTTTTACCCGCTCGCTGACACAATCCAGGTTTTCCGAACCACGACCGGGAACCGAGAGCAGCCCACTGGACTTTACTACCACGATAAATTCGGGTTCTTCATACATTACCTGCATTGTTTTCATCGATAATTCACCTTTGTACATCCGAAAAAAGAAGAATCATGATTCCCCTGATTTTTCGATAATGCGTTATTCTATAATAACGATCTATCCACTGACGCAAGTGGCATCTGAAGGATGGGTTCAAAAAGAGAAAATCTGCGGGGAAACATCATTCTGACGACGATCCGGTTGACAGGGGCAGCATCATTTCCGATCTCAATCGTACCCTGGTGGAGTTCTACTATCCGTTTAACAATGGTTAAACCAAGCCCAGATCCAC comes from Desulfocapsa sulfexigens DSM 10523 and encodes:
- a CDS encoding RluA family pseudouridine synthase, whose product is MKTMQVMYEEPEFIVVVKSSGLLSVPGRGSENLDCVSERVKALYPGCIEQPSVHRLDMDTSGLLVVARTKEVHRNLSIQFQEREVHKRYIAILDGELDGSEGVVELPFRLDIDNRPHQIYDPVHGKIGITHWKKLLVQDGKTRIEFTPLTGRTHQLRVHAASEHGLGIPIVGDPLYGTGTGPGLLKLHACFLSFAHPRSGKRLEFYSEPLF